ATTATTGGTGTAGCATTTTTGGGTGGAATTCCTGTTGGTCCCCTTATTGCTGCAGGGATATTAGCTTTATTTTTAGGGAAAATTTAAATGAAAAACAAATGGTTATTTATCGCGGGATTAAGCGGTTTTTTATGTGTGACAATTGGTGCTTTTGCGGCACATGGATTAAGTAAAGTTTTAGAACCTAAAGAATTAGCGTGGGTTGAAACTGGTGTGAAATATCAAATGTTCCACACCATTGCGATTTTAGCGATTGGCATTTTGCAATTATGCCGTGAAGCATTGGTTACAAACAAAATGGCTAATTTTGCTGCAGGGGCTTGGACGTACGGCATCCTTCTTTTTAGTGGCAGCCTTTATGTACTTACGCTTGGTGCAGGCAAGTTCCTAGTTTGGGTAACACCAATTGGCGGAACGTTATTTTTAATTGGTTGGCTTTGCTTGGCTTACGGTGGTTTTAAAAGTAAATCAGTATGAAGAACAAATCAGTCAAACGTGAATTAAATCCGATACAACAATCTCTCTTTTCAAAACTCAACGATATTATGCTGGTGGATCAACGCCGTTTATCTGCCCGCATCCATGGCATCGGTAAGATTAAAAACCTAGAGGCACAACAAGCCGTTGCAGATGAAATCCAACAGCAAATTGAACAAGCAAGATTACGTGTAGAACAACGGAAAAGTGCGGTGCAAAATCCCATCATTTTTCCAGAAAGCCTACCTGTTAGCCAACGCAAAGCAGATATTCAAAAAC
The Haemophilus influenzae DNA segment above includes these coding regions:
- a CDS encoding DUF423 domain-containing protein; the protein is MKNKWLFIAGLSGFLCVTIGAFAAHGLSKVLEPKELAWVETGVKYQMFHTIAILAIGILQLCREALVTNKMANFAAGAWTYGILLFSGSLYVLTLGAGKFLVWVTPIGGTLFLIGWLCLAYGGFKSKSV